The sequence GGTCCTGGCCGACTCCGGCCTCGACCTGCACCGCCCCATACTCCTTCAGGTCTCCCGATTCGACCCGTGGAAGGATCCCCTGGGGGTGATCCGGGTCTATCGTCTCGTCAAGGAGCGGATGCCGGATGTCCAGTTGGCCCTGATCGGGGCCATGGCGAGGGACGATCCGGAGGGGTGGGTGCTCCTTGAGATGATAAATGAAGAGGCGGTCAATGATCCTGATCTCTACGTCTTTACGAACCTGACCGGTGTGGGCAACATGGAGGTGAACGCCTTTCAACGGGGAGCCGACCTCGTGATTCAGAAGTCCTTGAAGGAGGGCTTTGGCCTCGTGATCTCGGAGGCGTTCTGGAAGGGAAAAGCGGTCGTGGCTGGAAAAGCGGGGGGAATCCCCATGCAGTTTCCCCCGGATTTTCGAAACTTCCTGGTCGAAAGCGTGGAGGAGTGCGCCGAAAAGGTCTTCACCCTTATTACCCAACCCAAAGTTCGGGCAGCCTTTGGCCGGGCCGGGCGGGAGAGGGTCCGGCAGGAGTTTCTCCTCCCGCGACTTGTCCGGGATGAGCTTGCCCTGATCCGGGACGCCCTGGGCGACGGAGCCAGATAGTGGCCCCCGAACGAGGCAGAAGATGCGGACTGGATCCTTCGAACCAGGTGAGAAGATCCTCCTGATTGATCCCAAGGAGCGCAAGTACCTGATCACCCTTCGGCCGCACGACAAATTCTCGACCCACCTCGGGACCATCCCCCACAGCGAGATCATCGGACGCGAGGAGGGGGTTGCTCTGCGTTCTTCAGGGGGCGCGACCTTCATCGCCTTCCGCCCAACCTTTGCCGAGTATTCCCTCAAGATGAAGCGCGGGGCTCAAGTCCTTTACCCGAAGGATGTCGCGACCGTCTTGGTCTGGGGGGACCTCTTTCCCGGCGCTACCGTGGTCGAGGGGGGAGGTGGCTCAGGGGCGTTAACCATCGCCCTGCTCCAGGCAGTCGGGGAAAAGGGGCAGGTCATCACCTATGAGGTCCGGGAAGACTTCCTACGGCAAGCCAGGGCCAACGTCGAGGCCTTCCTCGGGAAGGTCCCGCATTGGGTCTCCAAGCTGAAGGATATCTATGAAGGGATCGAGGAGGCATCAGTAGATCGCGTGGTATTAGACCTACCCGAGGGATGGCGGGCGGTCACCCATGCGGCCGAGGTCCTCAGGCCTGGCGGTCTTCTTCTCGCTTTCTTTCCGACGGTTCCCCAACTGCAAGCCATGGCCACCGCCATCGAGCAAGAGCCACGCCTCAGGTTTCAGGAAGTCTTCGAGGTGGTCCACCGTCCTTGGCGGGTTCAGGGACCGAGCGTCCGGCCAG comes from Candidatus Methylomirabilota bacterium and encodes:
- a CDS encoding tRNA (adenine-N1)-methyltransferase; the encoded protein is MRTGSFEPGEKILLIDPKERKYLITLRPHDKFSTHLGTIPHSEIIGREEGVALRSSGGATFIAFRPTFAEYSLKMKRGAQVLYPKDVATVLVWGDLFPGATVVEGGGGSGALTIALLQAVGEKGQVITYEVREDFLRQARANVEAFLGKVPHWVSKLKDIYEGIEEASVDRVVLDLPEGWRAVTHAAEVLRPGGLLLAFFPTVPQLQAMATAIEQEPRLRFQEVFEVVHRPWRVQGPSVRPEHRMVAHTGFFMLARRLTASS